In the genome of Aedes aegypti strain LVP_AGWG chromosome 2, AaegL5.0 Primary Assembly, whole genome shotgun sequence, the window CCAGCTACAGCGTTCGCATAGTTTTTGTCATAGTTGTGTTACGTGCGATAATGTGTGTGAATGTGCCGCGTTAAGTCTTTGCTGTAATTAGAAGAAACATACATATTTTGCCGAATAAGAAGCacgaaagaaataaaaaaaatcatctacaAGAACTTACCGTGTTGCAAATCTGTAGGAACAAAGATGGCAAACGTGATTTTTCGGGCCGTGCACTTGTTTTTTGTGACCGATAAGACCGACTGATGTTCGGTACGATGATTGGCAAATATCACATTTGTGGGGTCTTTCCAAGTGCTTGTTTCGTTTCGTTGACACATTTCGATTCCTTGGCCAATCACGCACTGCGTTGTGCGTCGGAATATGCGTTTGCAGAGCATACCTACAAAATAATTGCGTTTTTAATGTCGAATGAAGTAACATTACCATTTTTCGTTGAAACATTTTCTATGAATATATGGTACTTAACAAATTTAAcatgaaaatcatttttaacttttttttaacacatTTGAAGCTTTCAGACTTTAGAAtcaatatactgcttcgcgactaaaaatggtcacttcgctatagtgccCTTTGCCATGTgtattatgcgcactattgaaaatcgagttacgacgtgggacaaaaatcaaacttcgcacgttggttaacccatttttcaacgcgaagcagtatatactAAAACTTTTGATTATAAAACATGCAACACATGTATTGTTGAGTAAAATTTCCAAGatgtatcgaaaaaaaaactgatcaatgttactccagATTACGGTACTTACATTTTCACAAATGGTTTGCCACATACAGGACACAGGTATTTTTTTGGTGCATGGAATCTCTTGTGATTTTTCAATTGCTTCTCTGTATCATATGATCTATGACACGAAACACACTTCCACGGTTTATCACTCTTAACTTCATTTCCTCCAAGTGATTGATCATTAGAGGAATGAACGCTGCTGTCTGAAACCATTGGTGTTACCTCGAGTGGCTGATCACTATTGGATGTATATACGCTGGCATCTGACATAACTTCCTCGTTGTCTGTCCCCTCCGTGTCACTTGATTTCTGTGCATCGATTTCGTGACTACGCATGTGTGCATTGAACTGGCATTGTCGTTTGAACGTTCGATTACAGATCGAGCAGAAATTGTCACGCTCAATTGCGTCGACACTAGGTTCCGAAGCAACGGCATTTCCTTTTGCATTGTGATCTGATTCTGTTAATTTGTTCTTAACGGAcaatttttgcagttttttcaAATGCTTGTTGGTACTATTATGCCTTTTTAGATCCTGCCTACAAAATAAAGGTCATTAAGTTTAAGTATAAAAATCCAATTAAGAAACTTACTCCAGGGCAAATGCACTTCCACAAACGTCGCACTTATAGTTTTTTGGCCCATGTGCTAACTTGCGATGAGACCATAGAAGCAGCGTGTTCGCATATTTCCTATGACAAATATCACACTCTTCCGTTTTCTTTTTGCCTGAACCAGACAGCTTTAGGTCGGATCTCTTTATGTAGTCACTTTTAGCTTTATCTATAAGCTTATTTGATTTATCGGCATCAACTGCATTGGATATTGACACTGAATTTTCTACCATTCCATTCGTTAATttcccatcatcatcatctgtaTGTGCTTCAATTTTGACTTCTTCTATGTCAATCATGTCTACTAAACCAGTCGTCCGCTCTTTTTCCACGTTCCTGCGGCGATTTTTTTTGTGGCTCTTACGTGATTTTGCAAGATTTTGCATGCGTTTTTTGGCTAATTCAGACGAAATGAATGCTAAAGGCATGTTTTGTGATACATTATTTTCGACGTATTCGGCTGGATCTACTTTTACTCGTGCGACGTGAGTTAGAGGTTGTTGTACTTCATCCGACGTTAATTGTTCTTCACTTGCCTGTTCAATCACTTTCGTGTGAGTCTGCTTGTGCTGATCCAGATGTTGACTGgaatttagaaaataaaaactataCTTTTAACTCGTTCGCTATTATCCTTTTATAAGTAGGGTctgtgttcccttagtggacagtcccctatagtcgcactagtggctttatacggccgttttgctacaaatctcttcaaaacattttttgacatgcaggtcaggagctatttacctaagtaccattgaaacatagtttgattttgttcaaatgatggtcgaaataattagttttgcttaaaatttgagctcccttgcgcctatagtaaacctattgttcctatagtagcactactgagagaaactattttttattatacgaaataattgatgaattaagaactttttttacatcaaacgaaagcttttgattcacactttgtaggaaaaatataaaagttttgtacaatcaaggttttgataagtattttgccaacgccgtgatgctagtgctactataggaacagaaattagaaatagtgctactataggtacatgtattcctatagtggcacacgcgataataaatataaacatttgagttttcgtagttttcatatttttcccacaaagccaagataaaaagctttcagatgatgtaaaaataatgacgctagcgttatttttcgattttatacgaatttttgttcttagctatgcggctattggtacatcgaccctatcaATAATTATGaattaaaaattcattttacgTATCATAACTTATCTTGAAGGTCTTCGAATTGGTTTCAAAGTGTTTTTTATCTTTATCTGTCATAGTTGTGTTGAAGACTAAAAATAAAAGACTATGGTTTTTTATGGTCTAGTATTATATTGCTAAGTTGGAGATTCACAGTGCACCTTTTTCGTGGTTATCGTATGTAAATAAAATTCTCGTctcgtcgagtctagtacactgtagacactgaagacggccttactgttgaggtcgaaatacgcgtatctgtcaaaggatacaaactgtaaagtggaattaaatggtatagtactaaattcgaatttttcatctacttataggtttTCTACTAAAcatctcgaagatttattataaaaaaatatacatagttgaaaattttatagtaaacataaaattttctgaactttaaaaaaatgggaaacgaaaaaacgaaaatttatgaatttttttttcatgtaaagaacaatttttgtgaaattttatatttttcttgaaaattcaaaatctttagcttccATTTCGTTCggttatagtactaaattcggttttttaatctacttatgttttttagtttttaagatatattttttttaaaaataaaaaatcaatcattttttataGGCACAcgctgtaggtctcagcgcattagatctttttttaaatcataacttttgaacagctcaaccgatttccaatctttttttatggaataaaagcttaaaattccaacttttcaaacaaaaaaaagctctgagaaaaaaaatgtacataaaaaatataaaaaattgtccaaaaaactagaaatttttatatttgttcatgtaatttttttttacatttttttacgttTTGGTTGTTCAACAAAAAGCAAGGTGACGAGGCGTTGGTGGTCGCGAAACTCATGTTTGGGAAACGATGCATTAGGGAATTATTACGTTCGAATTCACGGGTTATTTCAGAATGATATgttcaaattaatattttttacatttataCTCTTCACAATTGAGCTTGCATGGAAACTTCTAATAGTGTATTGTTGTATACAATATTGTGATGAGATGTAACAGTAATACAAGTGATGTATTAAATATTATGAAACCGTCCGACAATGATACAATGCAAAGAATAAACAATAAGACAACTTAACCGCTGGTTCAAATCCCTGGTTTGGTCCACGTTTTTGGATAATGTTTCAAATTGGAGCAACCGGTGGGTGTTGCAAATaatgttccaattttattttatacctgttttctggtctatttttttGGAGCAGGCTAATTGTCTGGTTcatttttggtcggatttggacCAAGATTTGAACTGTTCCAAAACTGGTTTGACACGCGTTTGTTTACCAGTTTGGACTTTTCTCGCAGAAACTGCCACCGTCTCTAGTTCCTACTCATTTGAGGTAAGTAAAAACAGGAACAATATTCCATCGCAGCGGTTTTCACAATATTTATTcctcttcaagcgatttctccggCAATTCATTTTTGTCCTCCAGGACACCTCCATCAGAGTGTTTCTTCGGGGAATCTTTAAGGAATtcgtccaaggattccaccacgAATTAGTACGGGAATATTGTTGAAGATTCCAGAACGAAATCCTTCTACAGATATCTCCAGGAGCATTTCCCGAAATTCTACTGAAGTTCCTCCGATGTGTTCAACAGaatttcctccgaggatttgcTGCAGGAATCCCTTCTGgtatgaatttcttgcagaaacttTTCTCCATGgatatcgtccagaaattcctctggggatttcctccaggaatcccttttaggattttcttcagacgTTTCTCTGGGGGTTTGCcccaggattttttccggagatttcgtccagcaattccttcggagactttttcagagaatttatccgaatatttcttccaggaatacctctggggatttgcacaaggaatttatccagattTCCTCCACGAATTCTTTCGGGtatatcccccaagaactcaggattttctccagaaattctatcgaggatttttttttcagagaatttatccggagatttgcTGCAGGAGTTTTTCTTGGGATTTAAACGAGGAATTTCTCTCTGAATTCttcctagaatttctccaggaattcctccggggatttcaaggattcccTGGGGAGTTTTgtggggattttcttcagaaattatttcgggGATTTTATCAGAGAACTTTTCAGAAGAtatcctacagaaatttctttggggatttgcaccaggaattgctGTGGAGATTTTCTCCGGGGATATCCCCCAACATTtactccggagattttctccaagagtttttcaaggaattctcaataacaattcctccaaggatttcctccaggaatttctccagaaatttttccggagatttccttcagattttttttccgggGATTCGCTACAAAAATTCCTTTGGGGATTTCCACTcggaattcctccgaagatttttttcaagaattcctccggaaattcgtTTGGAgctccatcaggagttcctttggaTATCATCCATAGTCCGTcccggattttttttcgaaatatctcCCCCAATAGATCCTCAAGTACAATCAAACCTCCaggagtcgatatctgaagggaccatcgactcatgaacCATGAAACGTTGGATTTTTGTATGGTTCCATGTGTCGATATCAACTCATGGGGGCTTCACTATATTTCCTCTATGAATGCTTTTGAAGttgctttgaaaaaaatcactacaTCCCCTCCGGGAGTTTGACCAGAGttccttgggaaatttctcaaaagtttctccgggaatttctctaattttgctattggaaatcccctgaggaattcctggagcaaatcgccagatgagtttctggaggaaaccctggaaggaattcctgaaccaATCTCCGGAGGTGCCAATTcccggagcaattcctggaggaaagcccGGAAGCATTTATtgacgaaatccccggaggaatagctattagaaatcccctggggaatttctggagaaaattctcggaggaactcttgaggaataTTTCCGGAGGCATCCTTTAAATTCCGGAGGTATTGCTATTcgaaattttctgagaaattcctagtgTAAATCCCCGCTGGAATGCTTGtgggaaatccccggaagaattcttcgaaaacatctccgaaggaatttctggagaaaatgcatagagatattccttgaggaaatccctggaacaaATCTCCGGATAGATTGCTATTGTAGATCccctgaagaatttttggagaaaatcgtCGGAGGTGTTTTTGGCGAAAacccccagaggaattctttgaaaaagttaccggaggattttctggagtttctggaggatattttcggaggaattcctagacgaaatcccaagaagaatttctggaggaaatctccgaatgAATCCTCtgaaaatccccgaaggaatgtCTTAATgattttctggacgaaatccttagaagaaatcctggaccaaattcccgaaggaattcctgagggAAGTCTTCCGataaattcctggtgcaaatctccagaaaaattcctagaggaaatctcgcgaaacattactaaaggacctatgtacaaatgagagattctctcctctctcgctctctcgCTATAACAATGGAATACTAatgcttttgggaagtttttcattacagatcgaaaggcaatttccttgactagcgtttcatacaaaaaaaacgcaacagaagaggttaatctgactcagttattgatcaaagagaaagtaaacaaagagagcctctcatttgtacataggtcctttagtaatgtttcgcgagaaatcttcggataaattctctgaaaaatccccgaaagaactTTTTAATTAAATCCCCGGAAGTATTTGTAGAGtaaattcccggaagaatttctggattaaatccacagatgaattcctggacgaaattcccGAAAAAATTGCCGTTGGAAATCGCCTtaaaaatttctgaacaaaattCCGGAGGTTTTTGGGGGAAATcaccggaagaattcttggaaaaaatctccggagacatttctggaggaaatctccggaggaataactggagcaaatcgccaaagaagtttctggaggaaatcttcggaggaattcctggacgaaatctctggaggaatttctggacgaaactcccagaagaattcctgaaggatatcCCAGGAGGAGTCTTGGAAGGAAATCCTCAGAAATGTTtcttgaggaaatccccggaagaatttctcaggggatttgCAATAGCTATTACTCTGCGAATTTAGTAGCAGAGTAATAGCTATTgaaaatcccctgagaaattgCTGGATAAAACTCCCGGAAAAGTTCTGGGGGATATCGCCaaagagaaaatccccggagaaatttctggtttaaatcccaagagaaattgctggagaaaaaCTCCGTAAAAACTTATAAAAAATGCTCgaaagaattttgaagaaaatcctcagaggaatttcttaatgaatttctggatcAAATCCCCGGAAggattgctattggaaatctctgaagcaattcctggtgcaaatcctcAGAGATATTCCTGTAAGAAATCTTCTGATAAATTCACTGATAaagtctctgaagaaatttctggacgaaatccacggagaaatttctgatggaaatacATATAcgaagggattcctggagcTAATCCCCGGAGGTATTCCTTCAGCAAATTTCAGGATGAAcgcctgaaggaaatcctcggagTAATTGTTGAGGgatccctggtggaattcctggtgcaaagagcttcccggaaaaaatcctggttcaaattctctgaaaaaatctccgaaagaatttctggagaaaatcctcagaggaatttcttaatgaatttctggatgaaatcctcagaGTGGATCCTGGCCCAAATCCGCGAAGGAATTTCTATCGTAAATCctctaaggaattcctggaggaaatctctggaaggaattgctattgaaaatctcatgagaaattcctggagaaaatcccggaggagttcttggagaattcttgaaaaaaaattctccgaaggaaatccttctggagttactccaagaattcgcctagatttcctccgggaagttCTGCAtactttctccaagaaatactctaaagctccttcaggaatttcttacgagtttctcctagaattccttcagagttccaccTGGAATCCCTCCTGATTCcttaattccaaaaatttctccggagttcctccagtaattcctctggATTCCattcagcaattcctcggaaattccttcggagttctaCAGGAATTGCTTCAAAGTTCTTCCgtaaattcctccagatttccTTTATGGAGTAACTCTAGGATTTTTTAGATATCCTTCAGAGTTCTTCCGGGAAATCCTTCGGAGCTCCACCGATAATTTCCTCAGATTTTCTTCATGGTTCCTTAAGCATTtccccggagttcctccagaaatttcttcgtagtttctccaaaaaatattccggagttcctacaggaatttcattGGACTTTCTCTGAATATTCCTTCCGACTTTCTCCGGAAATGCTccagatttcctccaaaaatcctCCACAGTTTCTTAGAGAAGTCCCCCACAGTTGatctgggaattcctccagagtacCTCCGCAGTCCttccgagaattccttcggaatttctctatgcattccttcggagttccttcagcaattcctcctaAGTTCATCTGGAGTTCTACCGGAAATTTCTTAGCAGTTCTTCCGGAAAAATCACCGGAGCTCCACCGAGAATATCTTCGGAGCTCTGCCGGGAGTTCGTTCGAAGTTCCACCGCAAATTCTATCGggcttcctccgggaattcctttggagttcaTCCGCATCATTCATTACTATTGTAAAGTTTCCCAAAACGCGCATTTGCCCAAAATTCCACGCGGCGAATGgttcaggaaaggaacaaccgtTAACCGCagtgttatcttccataagaatgaagtaaaaatgaagcaaacCGCGGTTGTTTCTTTCCTGGGGTGTCGAAAAtagccattttcggcgttatgaaatttgtgaataaacccaaacGTAGGAACTATCTTATTTATCTTGTCCCAACCATACACTCCTCCGAAAGCTACATTTTCTAATTTACTTACCGCAGCACGAACATTTTTCCACAGTCTATGCAGCCGTATTTGAGCTGATCTTTGAGAAACAATTGCTCACATTCAGTCTCTATATCTTCATTTTGGATGAGGAATTGCAGCACATCTTGCACTTCCTGGCAGCGTACGTGAAACTGATGAAACTCAATTAACCGACATCGACAAATAGTGCAAATCGCCCGACTCATGATGTCTTCAGATGAAACCTGTAAAAAAGATAGATTATGTAGAAGCTTTCTGGATGGTTTCACAATCCCCCGATTTACCGTTATTGAAAGATATTCCGATATCCATTGCTGCAGACCCTCTTCGCCAAATACATCGTCCAGGATCTCTTCGCTCAAACAAAGTCGACAGACTTGAAGAGGGCTTTTCGTGGTTTCCGGTTCTCTTTTGATGGTCGCCAAAGCCATTATCGGTGCTTATTTTTCGCCTCGATTAGGATTCTATTATTCTGGTAATCACTTTTGGTCCGTTTGATTAATCTGGAATTATGACGCTCAGTAACTCAATGGAGAGATATTTGCTAGAAAATAATTCTATAATAGCAAATTTTACAGGCATTTACACATAAAATTGATAACTCACTATACGCTTTGCATGCAAATTTTAGACtattttctgtcaaatctaaaaACAAGCCACATTAAGCACTGTGACAACACAAGCTTACCAAAACAAATTACCTACAAGAAAAGTTTACCCTCAAATGGTTGGTACCATACGAGGAAAAGAGATGAAGATATAATCGTTAAACCACTGTAAAAGCTCCGCATGTTACAAAAATGAACGCATCGCTTACCTACGAGACGTTCATTCTTTAGGGTAGGTGAATTTAACATGTCGAGCTGCAATCGAAGAAAGCACTTTGAAGTTATCGTTTCACTACAGACTAAAacgacgaactcgtcgaccatctCGAACGTATCCTCGTTAattatcaatgatgattcatCATACTGCTTCTTAGGCGAACGTTATGGCGCTCGGCTCCGTCTAGTAGCTTTGTCTTTGATGGATTGATCACCAATCCAAAGGTTTCGCTGCCAAATGTTTtgccgacaatgtccacatcAGAGAATCACACAAATTGACCGGATATGTATGCTTGGCTCCTCAGCAAAATTGCTGGAAACTTTCGTCTACCCGGGCAATCTGTATGCCAATGAGGATTAGGCTCTGTGTATCTCATTCATCGGTTTTTATTATCCTTATGAGTTTgctggatgagcttctcagttgtAATGACTTAGGAACCGTCTCATTATACTGCAATTCCGGTCGCTGAGACGACTACCGGAACTATACGGACGTAGAGCTGTCATTTAATAGAGCATGAacgctacattacaaatgtatcaatgcacaaATATTACTTTACGAAT includes:
- the LOC110677089 gene encoding zinc finger protein 37 homolog isoform X2 produces the protein MALATIKREPETTKSPLQVCRLCLSEEILDDVFGEEGLQQWISEYLSITVSSEDIMSRAICTICRCRLIEFHQFHVRCQEVQDVLQFLIQNEDIETECEQLFLKDQLKYGCIDCGKMFVLRQHLDQHKQTHTKVIEQASEEQLTSDEVQQPLTHVARVKVDPAEYVENNVSQNMPLAFISSELAKKRMQNLAKSRKSHKKNRRRNVEKERTTGLVDMIDIEEVKIEAHTDDDDGKLTNGMVENSVSISNAVDADKSNKLIDKAKSDYIKRSDLKLSGSGKKKTEECDICHRKYANTLLLWSHRKLAHGPKNYKCDVCGSAFALEQDLKRHNSTNKHLKKLQKLSVKNKLTESDHNAKGNAVASEPSVDAIERDNFCSICNRTFKRQCQFNAHMRSHEIDAQKSSDTEGTDNEEVMSDASVYTSNSDQPLEVTPMVSDSSVHSSNDQSLGGNEVKSDKPWKCVSCHRSYDTEKQLKNHKRFHAPKKYLCPVCGKPFVKMYALQTHIPTHNAVRDWPRNRNVSTKRNKHLERPHKCDICQSSYRTSVGLIGHKKQVHGPKNHVCHLCSYRFATRKDLTRHIHTHYRT
- the LOC110677089 gene encoding zinc finger protein 37 homolog isoform X1, with protein sequence MALATIKREPETTKSPLQVCRLCLSEEILDDVFGEEGLQQWISEYLSITVSSEDIMSRAICTICRCRLIEFHQFHVRCQEVQDVLQFLIQNEDIETECEQLFLKDQLKYGCIDCGKMFVLRFYFLNSSQHLDQHKQTHTKVIEQASEEQLTSDEVQQPLTHVARVKVDPAEYVENNVSQNMPLAFISSELAKKRMQNLAKSRKSHKKNRRRNVEKERTTGLVDMIDIEEVKIEAHTDDDDGKLTNGMVENSVSISNAVDADKSNKLIDKAKSDYIKRSDLKLSGSGKKKTEECDICHRKYANTLLLWSHRKLAHGPKNYKCDVCGSAFALEQDLKRHNSTNKHLKKLQKLSVKNKLTESDHNAKGNAVASEPSVDAIERDNFCSICNRTFKRQCQFNAHMRSHEIDAQKSSDTEGTDNEEVMSDASVYTSNSDQPLEVTPMVSDSSVHSSNDQSLGGNEVKSDKPWKCVSCHRSYDTEKQLKNHKRFHAPKKYLCPVCGKPFVKMYALQTHIPTHNAVRDWPRNRNVSTKRNKHLERPHKCDICQSSYRTSVGLIGHKKQVHGPKNHVCHLCSYRFATRKDLTRHIHTHYRT